Proteins from a genomic interval of Neodiprion lecontei isolate iyNeoLeco1 chromosome 2, iyNeoLeco1.1, whole genome shotgun sequence:
- the LOC107225198 gene encoding uncharacterized protein LOC107225198, which produces MPNCCIKACKNWSGNTKNKHISFHVFPKKYELRKKWIDSCGSEKINIANARVCSVHFEESCFDIRSEFLHENYALSTRRRLRGDALPTKFLTESTGVSKRRAAVVQNVSSVWKDSAKKRRVSLEFVTIDKENYASTSISHASSTTSNNNNKVEDNCSTPSTSTRKKIFLKSDETHEISAKPACVTSDYAQRASYKSVRSDGVQTLNCENSKCQHLERYQSCIEENIKLQEEIKKLNRQLCNQEKDIEEQVRDKILQLLDPIFTPGQIKRLLRPNQTKVMWSLEDIASAIEFHSISSKGYKYLLKKNFPLPGLSTLRKWAAKVDLSEEVLDVHEEIST; this is translated from the exons atgCCGAATTGTTGCATTAAAGCGTGTAAAAATTGGAGTGGAAATACGAAGAACAAACACATTTCGTTTCATGtgtttccaaaaaaatatgaattacgaaaaaagtGGATCGACAGCTGTGGGAGTGAGAAGATCAACATCGCAAACG CTCGTGTCTGCTCTGTTCATTTTGAGGAAAGTTGTTTCGACATAAGGTCGGAATTTTTGCACGAAAATTATGCTTTATCGACTAGAAGGAGGTTACGTGGAGATGCATTGCCTACTAAGTTTTTAACAGAATCGACTGGGGTCAG TAAACGCAGGGCAGCTGTTGTGCAGAATGTATCCAGTGTCTGGAAGGAttcagcaaaaaaaagaagggtGTCCCTGGAATTTGTCACAATCGACAAAGAGAATTATGCCTCTACGTCAATATCTCATGCTAGCTCAACTaccagtaataataataataaagtcgAAGACAATTGTTCAACGCCAAGCACTTcgacaaggaaaaaaattttcttgaaaagtGATGAGACCCATGAAATTTCAGCTAAACCTGCATGTGTAACATCAGACTATGCACAACGTGCATCATACAAAAGTGTCAG ATCTGATGGAGTACAAACTTTGAACTGTGAAAACAGTAAATGTCAACATCTAGAAAG ATATCAAAGTTGCATCGAAGAGAATATTAAGCTgcaagaagaaataaaaaaattgaatcgccAACTCTGCAATCAAGAGAAAGATATTGAAGAACAAGTGAGAGATAAAATTCTTCAATTGCTTGATCCAATCTTCACTCCTGGGCAGATCAAAAGACTTTTGCGTCCAAATCAAACAAAAGTGATGTGGTCGCTTGAAGATATAGCCTCCGCTATCGAATTTCATTCCATCAGTTCAAAAGGATACAAGTatttgttgaagaaaaattttcctctaCCTGGATTGTCAACATTGAGGAAATGGGCGGCTAAAGTTGATCTGAGTGAAGAAGTACTTGACGTTCATGAAGAAATAAGTACATGA